A stretch of Rhodoferax potami DNA encodes these proteins:
- a CDS encoding M48 family metalloprotease: MDKADFIHLVRLSEHASAENSGAYRRSLARFAALGYLWVVLCFVLAIVLLVMSGKALLQGPVKGYWVMLLLSGVGLLWSSVRALWLRLEAPEGSPLTPADAPLLFEALERIRKKTQGPPIHHVLLDSSFNASISQLPRFGLLGGATNYLTIGLPLLLALDRPRFLAVMAHEYGHLRGGHGQFAAWIYRTRMSWTKLYESMEEDAGLMAHATQTFLRWYFPRFMAKTFALARQDEYEADRIACKLLGRDVTGAALAEIAVKGAWLGREFWPLHWASAGRSLQPMGPFSAMRVLLTQPVRDDFARDALRQSLKEMSNLDDTHPVLRDRLEAMGARKELPQWSAKPAIDLLGASANTWLQRMDQQWCRDNASDWKLHHAYLRRVEERVQALQASLLRNNADELAQLGDLKRRLNATADVRDCYARALQLAPNHPGALRGMVRTLPDTDVAGRLDGLNRLVEVHAASTWWAASTAVQMLEPLVAAGQPYDPLLKQWRARLKQADEAEQRAWNEMVDTPYFQSITRHDLNDFETGELQADLARCKPLRRAWLVRKNLQEFAYRRCYILFVELPGLPDGERYALCRSLERSLDLPGPVLVLWAGTDPTLHDIQKNTFDVTFARSVA; this comes from the coding sequence ATGGACAAAGCCGACTTCATACATCTAGTGCGCCTGAGCGAACACGCCAGCGCAGAAAACAGTGGCGCCTACCGCCGCAGCCTGGCGCGGTTTGCGGCGCTGGGCTACTTGTGGGTGGTGTTGTGTTTCGTCTTGGCCATCGTGCTGCTGGTCATGTCGGGCAAAGCGCTGTTGCAGGGGCCAGTCAAAGGATATTGGGTCATGCTGCTGCTCTCCGGGGTGGGTTTGCTCTGGAGCAGCGTGCGCGCACTGTGGCTGCGCCTGGAGGCGCCCGAAGGCAGCCCGCTCACCCCTGCCGACGCCCCCTTGCTGTTTGAGGCGCTGGAGCGCATCCGCAAAAAAACCCAGGGCCCGCCCATCCACCATGTGCTGCTCGATTCCAGCTTCAACGCCAGCATCAGCCAGTTGCCCCGCTTCGGCTTGTTGGGCGGCGCCACCAACTACCTGACCATCGGCCTGCCCCTGCTGCTCGCGCTGGACCGGCCGCGGTTTCTGGCGGTTATGGCGCACGAATACGGCCACCTGCGCGGCGGCCACGGCCAGTTTGCGGCTTGGATCTACCGCACCCGCATGAGCTGGACCAAGCTCTACGAAAGCATGGAAGAAGATGCAGGCCTCATGGCCCACGCCACCCAGACCTTTCTGCGCTGGTACTTTCCGCGGTTCATGGCCAAAACCTTTGCGCTGGCCCGGCAAGACGAGTACGAGGCCGACCGCATCGCCTGCAAGCTGTTGGGGCGCGATGTAACTGGCGCCGCCCTGGCCGAAATCGCCGTCAAAGGCGCCTGGCTGGGCCGCGAGTTCTGGCCTTTGCACTGGGCATCGGCAGGGCGCAGCCTCCAGCCCATGGGGCCGTTTTCGGCCATGCGGGTGCTGCTCACCCAACCGGTGCGCGACGACTTTGCCCGCGACGCGCTCCGCCAATCCCTCAAGGAAATGAGCAACCTTGACGACACCCACCCCGTGCTGCGCGACCGGCTCGAGGCCATGGGCGCGCGTAAAGAGCTGCCCCAGTGGTCCGCCAAACCGGCGATCGACCTGCTGGGCGCAAGCGCCAACACCTGGCTCCAGCGCATGGACCAGCAATGGTGCCGCGACAACGCCTCCGACTGGAAGCTTCACCACGCCTATTTGCGCCGGGTCGAAGAGCGGGTCCAAGCCCTGCAAGCCAGCCTCTTGCGCAACAACGCCGATGAGCTCGCCCAGCTCGGCGACCTGAAGCGCCGGCTTAACGCCACCGCCGACGTGCGCGACTGCTATGCCCGCGCCCTGCAGTTGGCGCCCAACCACCCGGGCGCCCTGCGCGGCATGGTGCGCACCCTGCCTGACACCGATGTAGCCGGCCGCCTCGATGGGCTCAACCGCTTGGTCGAGGTCCATGCCGCCAGCACCTGGTGGGCGGCCAGCACCGCGGTGCAGATGCTGGAGCCGCTGGTGGCCGCAGGCCAGCCCTATGACCCGCTGCTCAAGCAATGGCGTGCCCGCCTCAAGCAGGCCGACGAGGCCGAGCAACGCGCCTGGAACGAGATGGTCGACACCCCGTATTTCCAGTCCATCACCCGCCACGACCTCAACGACTTTGAGACCGGCGAACTGCAGGCCGATCTGGCGCGCTGTAAGCCCCTGCGCCGCGCTTGGCTGGTGCGCAAAAACCTCCAAGAGTTTGCCTACCGCCGCTGCTACATCCTGTTTGTGGAGCTGCCCGGCCTGCCCGATGGCGAGCGCTATGCGCTGTGCCGCAGCCTCGAGCGCTCGCTGGACTTGCCCGGCCCGGTGCTGGTGCTGTGGGCCGGCACCGACCCGACGCTCCATGACATCCAGAAAAACACCTTCGATGTGACGTTTGCACGGTCGGTGGCATAG
- a CDS encoding CreA family protein codes for MKKTLAALLLSSLALAASAETVGTVSTTFKLLSPNDKVVVDVFDDPVVNGVACYLSHAKTGGYAGALGLAEDTSDASVACRQVGPISFKEKVDKQDEVFKASASFLFKHVRVVRMVDAKRNTLVYMSYSDKIIEGSPKNSVTAVPVPAELPIPVK; via the coding sequence ATGAAAAAAACACTAGCCGCCTTGCTGCTTAGCAGCCTTGCGCTGGCCGCCAGCGCCGAAACTGTGGGCACCGTCAGCACCACCTTCAAACTGCTCAGCCCCAACGACAAAGTGGTGGTCGATGTGTTTGACGACCCGGTCGTCAACGGCGTGGCCTGCTACCTGTCGCACGCCAAAACCGGCGGCTACGCCGGCGCGCTGGGCTTGGCAGAAGACACGTCTGATGCCTCAGTCGCCTGCCGCCAAGTGGGTCCCATCAGCTTCAAAGAAAAGGTCGACAAGCAAGACGAAGTCTTCAAGGCCAGCGCCTCTTTCTTGTTCAAACACGTGCGCGTGGTGCGCATGGTGGACGCGAAGCGCAACACCTTGGTCTATATGTCGTACTCCGACAAGATCATCGAAGGCAGCCCCAAAAACAGCGTGACCGCAGTGCCGGTGCCGGCGGAGCTGCCTATACCGGTGAAGTGA
- a CDS encoding VOC family protein, with translation MFSHVILGVNDLEASRKFYDALLGTLDIKPGVHNHNGEAGRYFYRTATGLFGITTPINGEPATPGNGSTIGFAMSSTEQADAFHAAGVANGGITCEDPPGWRNGPSGKLYLAYLRDPDGNKICALFRPPKV, from the coding sequence ATGTTCAGTCACGTCATCCTCGGTGTTAACGATCTTGAAGCCTCGCGCAAGTTTTACGACGCGCTTTTGGGCACCTTGGACATCAAGCCCGGTGTCCACAACCACAACGGCGAGGCCGGGCGCTACTTTTACCGCACGGCGACCGGGCTATTCGGGATCACCACCCCCATCAATGGCGAGCCGGCCACCCCCGGTAACGGCAGCACTATCGGCTTTGCCATGAGCAGCACAGAGCAGGCCGATGCGTTTCACGCAGCTGGTGTGGCCAATGGCGGCATTACCTGCGAAGACCCGCCCGGCTGGCGCAATGGCCCCTCGGGCAAGCTCTACCTGGCCTACCTGCGCGACCCGGACGGCAACAAGATCTGCGCACTGTTTCGCCCGCCTAAGGTGTAA
- a CDS encoding DUF2834 domain-containing protein, which produces MNKALLIFVLVVFGALTGYTLLHYGGLFAWLAFYTRDPASWQIYADLVIAMCLLLVFIRRDAQANGRPFVPWAVFCLLVGSFGPLLYFITAKKRAAN; this is translated from the coding sequence ATGAACAAGGCTTTGTTGATCTTCGTACTCGTTGTTTTTGGTGCCCTGACCGGCTACACGCTGCTGCACTATGGCGGGCTGTTTGCGTGGCTGGCGTTTTACACACGCGACCCGGCCAGCTGGCAGATTTATGCCGACTTGGTGATCGCCATGTGTTTGCTGCTGGTGTTCATCAGGCGCGATGCGCAAGCCAACGGCCGGCCTTTTGTGCCGTGGGCGGTGTTCTGCCTGTTGGTGGGATCGTTCGGGCCGCTGCTGTATTTCATTACCGCCAAAAAGCGCGCGGCGAATTGA
- a CDS encoding homoserine dehydrogenase, with the protein MYQDHFSLSASSPAGTAPPAAPAPLRVGLLGLGTVGSGTYAVLQRNAALIAARAGRRIEVRMVAVRNLARARTVLGEQPGTPLLTDDPQALVCSPEVDVVVEVMGGTGLARSLVLQAIAHGKHIVTANKALLAEHGTEIFAAAQARGVVVAYEGAVAVSIPIIKALREGLTANRIEWVAGIINGTSNFILSAMRERGLGFAAALAEAQALGYAEADPALDVQGTDAAHKLSLLAANAFGTLPQFPQVQVQGITAVDAADVAFAEQLGYRLKLLGIAKRRGTGLELRVHPTLLPESHLLAQVHGSMNAVMVKSDAAGITLYYGAGAGAEQTGSAVIADLVDLARSASLAPAQRVPALGFASGVQPGLPVVGADDVESAFYVRLDLSRPDATVPRVLQQLAADGVQVQRMAQHPHPSDSELRCLVLLTAPLALRTLRPALQAIEAWPTVLGYASVLRVESLA; encoded by the coding sequence ATGTACCAAGACCACTTCTCCCTCTCTGCCAGCAGCCCGGCCGGCACGGCACCGCCTGCTGCGCCCGCCCCCTTGCGCGTAGGCCTGCTCGGGCTCGGCACCGTGGGCAGCGGCACCTATGCGGTGCTCCAGCGCAACGCGGCCTTGATTGCCGCCCGCGCCGGCCGCCGGATCGAGGTGCGCATGGTGGCCGTGCGCAACCTGGCTAGGGCCCGCACCGTGCTGGGCGAGCAGCCGGGCACCCCGCTGCTGACCGACGACCCGCAAGCCTTGGTCTGCAGCCCTGAGGTCGATGTGGTGGTCGAGGTCATGGGCGGCACCGGGCTGGCCCGCAGCCTGGTGCTGCAAGCCATTGCGCACGGCAAACACATCGTCACCGCCAACAAGGCATTGCTCGCCGAGCACGGCACCGAGATCTTTGCCGCCGCCCAAGCCCGTGGCGTGGTGGTGGCCTACGAGGGTGCGGTAGCGGTCAGCATTCCGATCATCAAGGCGCTGCGCGAAGGCCTGACCGCCAACCGCATCGAGTGGGTGGCCGGCATCATCAACGGCACCAGCAACTTCATTTTGTCGGCCATGCGCGAGCGGGGGCTGGGCTTTGCCGCCGCGCTGGCCGAGGCCCAAGCCCTGGGCTACGCCGAGGCCGACCCCGCCTTGGATGTGCAGGGCACCGATGCCGCGCACAAGCTCAGCCTGCTGGCCGCTAACGCCTTCGGCACGTTGCCGCAATTCCCGCAAGTGCAGGTGCAAGGCATTACCGCGGTAGACGCGGCTGATGTCGCCTTTGCCGAGCAACTGGGCTACCGCCTCAAGCTGCTGGGCATTGCCAAGCGCCGCGGCACTGGGCTGGAGCTGCGGGTGCACCCCACCTTGCTGCCTGAGAGCCATTTGCTCGCGCAGGTGCATGGCAGCATGAACGCCGTCATGGTCAAGAGCGATGCGGCGGGCATTACCTTGTATTACGGCGCCGGGGCTGGGGCCGAGCAAACCGGCTCGGCAGTGATTGCCGACCTGGTAGACCTAGCCCGCAGTGCCAGCCTCGCACCGGCGCAGCGGGTGCCCGCACTCGGCTTTGCCAGCGGAGTGCAGCCCGGCCTGCCGGTCGTGGGCGCAGACGATGTGGAGAGCGCCTTTTATGTCCGCCTGGACCTGAGCCGCCCGGACGCTACCGTGCCCCGTGTGTTGCAGCAGCTGGCCGCTGACGGCGTGCAGGTACAGCGCATGGCGCAACACCCCCACCCCAGCGACTCCGAGCTGCGCTGCCTGGTGTTGCTAACCGCCCCGCTGGCCTTGCGCACTTTGCGCCCCGCCTTGCAAGCGATAGAGGCCTGGCCCACCGTGCTGGGCTATGCCAGTGTGTTGCGGGTGGAGAGTCTGGCTTAG
- a CDS encoding PA4780 family RIO1-like protein kinase: MEEGLIDTVVRQLMSGKEAMVFVVRNGEHTLCAKIYKEATHRSFRQAVDYTENRKVKNSRSARAMAKGSKFGRQEQEAAWQSAEVDALYRLAAAGVRVPQPYNFHDGVLLMELVTDAHGDAAPRLNDVAFTPEQALTHHATLIGEVVRMLCAGVVHGDLSEFNILLANTGVEAGGVDVPVIIDLPQAVDAAGNNHAQRMLMRDVGNLRDFFGQFAPELLTTEYGPEIWSLYQAGMLTNDTPLTGRYERQHADVDMLAVLREIDDARAEDAARRLRMAGG, encoded by the coding sequence ATGGAAGAAGGCCTCATCGACACTGTGGTGCGCCAGCTCATGAGCGGCAAAGAGGCCATGGTGTTTGTGGTGCGCAATGGTGAGCACACCTTGTGCGCCAAGATTTACAAAGAAGCCACCCACCGCAGCTTTCGCCAGGCGGTGGACTACACCGAGAACCGCAAGGTCAAAAACTCACGCTCCGCCCGGGCCATGGCCAAGGGCAGCAAGTTTGGCCGCCAGGAGCAAGAAGCCGCTTGGCAAAGCGCCGAGGTAGACGCGCTCTACCGCCTGGCTGCAGCCGGTGTGCGGGTGCCGCAGCCCTATAACTTTCACGATGGTGTGCTGCTCATGGAGCTGGTCACCGACGCCCATGGCGACGCCGCGCCACGCCTGAACGATGTGGCCTTTACACCCGAACAAGCCCTCACCCACCACGCCACGCTGATCGGCGAGGTGGTGCGCATGTTGTGCGCGGGGGTGGTGCACGGGGATTTGTCGGAGTTCAATATCTTGCTGGCGAACACCGGGGTGGAAGCGGGCGGGGTGGATGTGCCGGTCATCATTGACCTGCCACAGGCGGTGGATGCGGCGGGCAACAACCACGCCCAGCGCATGCTGATGCGCGATGTGGGCAACCTGCGGGATTTTTTCGGGCAGTTTGCACCCGAGCTGCTAACCACCGAATACGGCCCCGAGATCTGGAGCCTGTACCAGGCCGGCATGCTGACCAACGACACCCCGCTCACCGGCCGCTACGAGCGCCAACATGCCGATGTGGACATGCTGGCGGTGCTGCGCGAGATTGACGACGCCCGCGCCGAAGACGCCGCACGCCGGCTGCGCATGGCCGGCGGCTAA
- a CDS encoding DUF1778 domain-containing protein gives MSTTTIRIEDELKARVAAAAQHAGKTAHAFILDAISQTVEQVELDNAFNALADQRWANIQASGKTVAWDAAKTYLTARANGEPARKPAARKLAK, from the coding sequence ATGTCCACCACCACCATCCGCATTGAAGACGAGCTCAAAGCCCGCGTCGCTGCCGCCGCACAGCATGCTGGTAAAACTGCGCATGCTTTCATCCTGGATGCGATCTCCCAAACCGTGGAGCAAGTGGAGCTGGACAACGCTTTTAACGCGCTGGCCGATCAGCGTTGGGCCAACATACAAGCCAGCGGCAAAACCGTGGCGTGGGACGCCGCAAAAACCTACCTCACCGCGCGGGCGAACGGTGAACCCGCACGCAAACCCGCCGCACGCAAATTAGCCAAGTGA
- a CDS encoding VOC family protein has product MQLGYTILYVPDVPATLKFYEAAFGLTTRFLHEGGDYGELETGSTALAFSAHRLMQQLGKNPQAASPTAPCFEIALCTPDVAAALERAIAAGARPMRPLEVMPWGQTIAYVADINGFLVELCTPMG; this is encoded by the coding sequence ATGCAGCTCGGCTACACCATCCTCTACGTCCCCGACGTGCCTGCCACGCTCAAGTTTTACGAAGCGGCCTTCGGGCTCACCACCCGCTTTTTGCATGAGGGTGGCGACTACGGCGAGTTGGAGACGGGTAGCACCGCACTGGCGTTTTCAGCCCACCGCCTGATGCAACAGCTGGGCAAGAACCCGCAAGCGGCCAGCCCCACGGCGCCCTGTTTTGAGATTGCACTCTGCACGCCCGATGTGGCCGCTGCGCTGGAGCGCGCCATAGCCGCCGGCGCCAGGCCCATGCGCCCCCTGGAGGTAATGCCCTGGGGCCAGACGATTGCTTATGTGGCCGACATCAATGGCTTTTTGGTGGAGCTGTGCACGCCCATGGGCTGA
- a CDS encoding helix-turn-helix transcriptional regulator, which translates to METSTIHPPNAQSDSLQATLQTARKSKRLSQLELALRMGVSQRHVSFVESGRAQPSRELLLSWLHELQAPLALRNVALQQAGFAPVYRGSELADAVLAPVRDALAQLLQAHDPMPAMVMDAAWNVLHMNRGAQWLATTLMPWVADLPPGAPVNMIDAMLHPDGMTLHITNLEEVAPALLAHMRDDASVVPDILPRVEQLAQQMQQRLGKRVLAAWPRQMAPVLTTRFATRHGELSFFSMFSTFGTPQDITLASLRVEHVFPADEATRAVLTAHLSQMGT; encoded by the coding sequence ATGGAAACCAGCACCATCCACCCGCCTAACGCCCAGTCCGACAGCCTGCAAGCCACCCTGCAAACCGCGCGCAAATCCAAGCGCCTGAGCCAGTTGGAGCTGGCACTGCGCATGGGCGTGAGCCAGCGGCATGTGAGCTTTGTGGAAAGCGGCCGCGCCCAGCCCAGCCGCGAGCTGCTGCTGAGCTGGCTGCACGAGTTGCAAGCCCCGCTCGCCCTGCGCAACGTGGCCCTGCAGCAGGCCGGCTTTGCCCCGGTCTACCGCGGCAGCGAGTTGGCCGACGCCGTGCTCGCCCCGGTGCGCGACGCGCTGGCCCAGCTGCTGCAAGCGCACGACCCCATGCCCGCCATGGTGATGGACGCGGCGTGGAACGTGCTGCACATGAACCGCGGCGCCCAATGGCTGGCCACCACCCTCATGCCCTGGGTGGCCGACCTGCCCCCCGGCGCGCCGGTAAACATGATCGACGCCATGCTGCACCCCGATGGCATGACCCTGCACATCACCAACCTCGAAGAAGTGGCCCCCGCCCTGCTGGCCCACATGCGCGACGACGCCAGCGTGGTGCCCGACATCCTGCCCCGCGTCGAGCAGTTGGCGCAGCAAATGCAGCAGCGCCTGGGCAAGCGGGTGCTGGCAGCGTGGCCGCGCCAAATGGCGCCGGTGCTCACCACCCGCTTTGCCACGCGGCACGGCGAGCTGTCTTTCTTCAGCATGTTTTCCACCTTCGGCACCCCGCAAGACATCACGCTGGCATCCTTGCGGGTGGAGCATGTGTTCCCGGCGGACGAGGCGACGCGGGCGGTATTGACCGCGCATTTAAGCCAAATGGGCACCTAG
- a CDS encoding type II toxin-antitoxin system RelE/ParE family toxin has translation MTRIELAPEVFDDFDRFFEHIAQFDPTSAPQRIGDILEAIQILTHSPLIGRPVKDGKRELVIGRATRGYVALYRYVAAIDTVFVLAVRAQREDGFKAK, from the coding sequence ATGACGCGTATAGAACTGGCCCCGGAAGTCTTTGACGATTTTGACCGTTTCTTTGAACACATTGCCCAGTTCGACCCTACATCTGCGCCTCAGCGCATTGGCGACATTCTGGAAGCCATCCAAATCCTGACCCACAGCCCTCTGATCGGGCGGCCCGTGAAAGACGGCAAACGCGAACTCGTCATTGGCCGCGCCACTCGCGGCTATGTGGCGCTGTACCGCTATGTAGCGGCCATCGACACCGTGTTTGTGCTGGCAGTGCGAGCGCAGAGAGAGGATGGGTTTAAGGCAAAGTAG
- the yjjJ gene encoding type II toxin-antitoxin system HipA family toxin YjjJ, translating to MPAASDLSHAIVQALRRQGGALSSAELQAVLRVSQPTVSRALAPLIQSGEVQKVGAARKQRYVLPRTVRDVGRTVPVMRINAHGQPSPFARMVPLASGAVWVDEEDGLSARFDGLPWFLDDMRPQGFMGRTFATTHPELQLGNDPRFWSDDDVLRALALCGDDLPGNLVVGEAAFARFHTLPQRASRVASPADYPALAEAAMQGSIGGSSAGGEQPKFCTIVQGDAAAPGTAPGEGARHVLVKFSPAGDAPTDQRTRDLLVCEHLALQTLASAGIAAAASRISTAAGRVFLEVERFDRTPLGPANPLGLGRIGMVSLMVYDAEYVGAMDNWGATANRMQERQLLRPADARTLRLLEAFGVLIANTNRHYGNISLLLDDDDWALAPAYDMLPMLYAPVGGEVVPRNLADRPLQPTAAILAEWPQALALARSFWSAAAQDTRISGGFRAICAGNLEHISR from the coding sequence ATGCCTGCCGCTAGCGACCTTTCCCACGCCATCGTGCAAGCCTTGCGCCGCCAAGGCGGGGCGCTTAGCAGCGCCGAGCTGCAAGCGGTGTTGCGGGTGAGCCAGCCCACGGTGTCGCGCGCACTCGCGCCGCTGATCCAGTCGGGCGAGGTGCAAAAAGTGGGTGCCGCCCGCAAGCAACGCTATGTGCTGCCGCGCACCGTGCGCGATGTCGGCCGCACTGTGCCGGTCATGCGCATCAACGCCCACGGCCAGCCCAGCCCCTTTGCCCGCATGGTGCCGCTCGCCAGTGGCGCCGTGTGGGTGGATGAAGAAGACGGCCTCAGCGCCCGCTTTGACGGCCTGCCCTGGTTTCTGGACGACATGCGCCCCCAAGGCTTCATGGGCCGCACTTTTGCGACCACCCACCCCGAGCTGCAGCTCGGCAACGACCCCCGCTTCTGGAGCGATGACGACGTCTTGCGCGCCCTCGCCCTGTGTGGCGACGACCTGCCCGGCAACCTCGTGGTGGGCGAAGCGGCGTTTGCCCGCTTCCACACCCTGCCGCAGCGCGCCAGCCGTGTGGCATCGCCTGCGGACTACCCCGCCTTGGCCGAGGCCGCCATGCAAGGCAGCATCGGCGGCTCATCCGCCGGCGGTGAGCAGCCCAAGTTCTGCACGATCGTGCAGGGCGATGCAGCCGCGCCCGGTACCGCACCCGGCGAGGGCGCCCGCCATGTGCTGGTCAAGTTTTCACCCGCAGGCGATGCCCCCACCGACCAGCGCACCCGCGATCTGCTGGTGTGCGAGCACCTGGCTTTGCAAACCCTGGCCAGCGCAGGCATTGCCGCTGCGGCCAGCCGCATCAGCACCGCGGCGGGCCGGGTGTTTCTCGAGGTCGAGCGCTTTGACCGCACGCCCCTCGGCCCCGCCAACCCGCTGGGGCTGGGCCGTATCGGCATGGTGTCGCTAATGGTGTACGACGCCGAATACGTCGGCGCCATGGACAACTGGGGCGCCACGGCCAACCGCATGCAAGAGCGCCAGCTGCTGCGCCCCGCCGACGCGCGCACCCTGCGCCTGCTCGAGGCCTTTGGCGTCTTGATTGCCAACACCAACCGGCACTACGGCAACATCTCTTTGCTGCTCGACGACGACGATTGGGCCCTTGCACCCGCCTACGACATGCTCCCCATGCTTTACGCGCCGGTAGGCGGCGAGGTGGTGCCCCGTAATCTGGCGGATCGCCCCTTGCAGCCCACCGCCGCCATCCTGGCCGAATGGCCGCAAGCTCTGGCGCTGGCCCGCAGCTTTTGGAGTGCTGCCGCGCAAGACACCCGCATCTCGGGCGGCTTCAGGGCCATTTGCGCCGGCAATCTGGAGCACATCAGCCGCTAG